The Halobacterium litoreum genome includes a region encoding these proteins:
- a CDS encoding nucleotide sugar dehydrogenase yields MSERDRDANARAAAGATLRRSCRAVVVGVGTVGLHRALAFDDAGLDVVGYDVDESLVADYRRGRDGTETVGDDRLAASDCSFTADPACVADADVVTVSVPTGRGGDGRSLELVRDAAATVGEHLTAGTTVVLESTVHPGGVRGVFAPALERASGLDAGREFAVAHSPERLSPGGRTDVRTKLVGADDPAVARDVADLYGRVHDSVHVVDDPAVAAAAKCVENVYRDVTIALVNELAAALDALELDADAVLDAAATKWNVPRLDPGLVGGTCLPVDPELFAARAARAGAATPLVRTARAVNEAVPARVADEVVTALGERGDPGDSTVLLLGLAYKADVADLAGSRCVDVAERLADSGADVVGYDPLVSADRADRTLPFDVTEECSFRGVDAVAVLVGHEAFDSLTLADVAGATADPPAVVDVPRVFDRARAADHGVSYRCP; encoded by the coding sequence ATGTCCGAACGTGACCGAGACGCGAACGCGCGAGCGGCCGCCGGCGCGACGCTCCGGCGGTCGTGCCGTGCGGTGGTCGTCGGCGTGGGGACCGTTGGCCTCCACCGCGCGCTCGCGTTCGACGACGCCGGCCTCGACGTCGTCGGCTACGACGTCGACGAGTCCCTAGTCGCCGACTACCGCCGCGGTCGGGACGGAACCGAGACCGTCGGCGACGACCGACTCGCGGCGAGTGACTGTTCGTTCACCGCGGACCCGGCGTGCGTCGCGGACGCCGACGTGGTCACCGTCTCGGTTCCGACCGGGCGGGGCGGCGACGGGCGCTCGCTCGAACTGGTGCGGGATGCCGCGGCGACCGTCGGCGAGCACTTGACCGCCGGAACGACCGTCGTCCTCGAGTCGACGGTCCACCCCGGAGGCGTACGGGGAGTGTTCGCGCCGGCGCTGGAGCGGGCGTCGGGCCTCGACGCGGGCCGCGAGTTCGCGGTCGCGCACTCCCCGGAACGCCTCTCACCGGGCGGTCGCACCGACGTCCGCACGAAACTCGTCGGCGCCGACGACCCGGCGGTCGCACGCGACGTCGCGGACCTGTACGGTCGCGTCCACGATTCGGTCCACGTCGTCGACGACCCCGCCGTCGCGGCCGCCGCGAAGTGCGTGGAGAACGTCTACCGGGACGTCACCATAGCGCTCGTGAACGAACTCGCGGCGGCCCTCGACGCGCTCGAACTGGACGCCGACGCCGTCCTCGACGCCGCGGCGACGAAGTGGAACGTCCCCCGTCTCGACCCCGGCCTCGTCGGCGGGACGTGTCTGCCCGTCGACCCGGAGTTGTTCGCGGCCCGAGCGGCCCGCGCCGGTGCGGCCACACCGCTCGTGCGGACTGCTCGCGCGGTCAACGAGGCGGTGCCGGCGCGCGTCGCGGACGAAGTGGTGACCGCACTCGGCGAACGCGGCGACCCCGGCGATTCGACGGTGCTCCTGCTCGGCCTCGCGTACAAGGCCGACGTCGCCGACCTCGCCGGGTCTCGGTGCGTCGACGTCGCGGAGCGCCTCGCGGACAGCGGGGCGGACGTGGTCGGCTACGACCCGCTCGTCTCGGCCGACCGGGCGGACCGAACGCTGCCGTTCGACGTCACCGAGGAGTGCTCGTTCCGGGGCGTGGACGCCGTCGCCGTGCTCGTCGGCCACGAGGCGTTCGACTCCCTCACGCTCGCCGACGTCGCGGGCGCGACGGCCGACCCGCCGGCTGTCGTCGACGTGCCTCGGGTGTTCGACCGGGCGCGCGCCGCGGACCACGGTGTCTCCTACCGGTGTCCGTGA
- a CDS encoding aminopeptidase codes for MDDRVRRHAEILVEQCAEVEQGDMVRVVAPPVAEDLVVAVYEKLGEVGARPTLSWRGSRATRAYDRAMDAEGYERADHTLAMLEETDAYIGINGSRNLAERSDVPGENVTANRRANEELQEALRDIRWVGTQYPAPGNAQKAGMSTAAYEDFVYRAVDRDWDEQRAFQSQMVDILRDASEVRIVSGDHTDLRMSVDGMVAKNDADDNNMPGGEAFTAPVPDTVEGEVLFDQPRMWRGEEILDARLTFEGGEVVEYSARQNEDALEEILETDDGAKRLGELGVGMNRGIDRFTYNMLFDEKMGDTIHLAVGNAYPDTVGEDRERNESAIHVDFITDMSEDSYIEVDGEIVQRNGTFRFEDGFEAEA; via the coding sequence ATGGACGACAGAGTCCGCCGCCACGCGGAAATTCTCGTCGAGCAGTGCGCGGAAGTCGAGCAGGGAGACATGGTGCGCGTCGTCGCGCCGCCGGTCGCCGAAGACCTCGTCGTCGCCGTCTACGAGAAACTCGGCGAGGTCGGCGCGCGCCCGACGCTCTCGTGGCGGGGGTCGCGGGCGACCCGAGCGTACGACCGAGCGATGGACGCCGAGGGCTACGAGCGGGCCGACCACACGCTCGCGATGCTGGAGGAGACGGACGCCTACATCGGCATCAACGGGTCGCGGAACCTCGCCGAACGCAGCGACGTGCCGGGCGAGAACGTCACCGCGAACCGGCGCGCGAACGAGGAACTGCAGGAGGCACTGCGTGACATCCGCTGGGTCGGCACCCAGTACCCCGCGCCGGGGAACGCCCAGAAGGCGGGGATGAGCACGGCGGCCTACGAGGACTTCGTCTATCGAGCGGTCGACCGCGACTGGGACGAACAGCGCGCGTTCCAGTCTCAGATGGTGGACATCCTCCGGGACGCCAGCGAGGTACGCATCGTCTCCGGCGACCACACCGACCTCCGGATGTCCGTGGACGGCATGGTCGCGAAGAACGACGCCGACGACAACAACATGCCCGGCGGCGAGGCGTTCACCGCGCCCGTCCCGGACACCGTCGAGGGCGAGGTGCTGTTCGACCAGCCGCGGATGTGGCGCGGCGAAGAGATTCTGGACGCCCGCCTGACTTTCGAGGGCGGCGAGGTCGTCGAGTACAGCGCGCGACAGAACGAAGACGCCCTCGAAGAGATTCTGGAGACCGACGACGGCGCCAAGCGCCTCGGCGAACTCGGCGTCGGGATGAACCGCGGCATCGACCGGTTCACGTACAACATGCTGTTCGACGAGAAGATGGGCGACACAATCCACCTCGCCGTCGGGAACGCGTACCCCGACACCGTCGGCGAGGACCGCGAGCGCAACGAGTCCGCCATCCACGTCGACTTCATCACGGACATGAGCGAGGACTCCTACATCGAAGTCGACGGGGAAATCGTGCAGCGGAACGGGACGTTCAGATTCGAGGACGGGTTCGAAGCAGAGGCCTAG
- a CDS encoding HD domain-containing protein: MSDATQSDSSHEYDPRESHAFPDDRLNRVLAFVDDDPEITTYLEAQNVNPVTRKGYNDHGTKHIEIVRNRALRLYELLKRGDVEFNGAADQGLDEADESVIVALAATLHDIGHVVHRDSHAYYSIPLAADILDRILPEFYDAEDAVRVKGEVLHAILCHHTEEDPLTTEAGVIRVADGLDMEHGRSRLPYERGGRGINTLSSQAIDTVRLQEGEDAPVLVEIEMRNAAGVYQVDNLLKEKLHKSGIEDDVHIVALNSSGDGNDALVERIEL; encoded by the coding sequence ATGAGCGACGCCACGCAGTCCGACTCCAGCCACGAGTACGACCCGCGGGAGAGCCACGCCTTCCCCGACGACCGACTGAACCGCGTGCTCGCGTTCGTGGACGACGACCCGGAAATCACGACCTACCTCGAAGCCCAGAACGTCAACCCCGTCACGCGCAAGGGGTACAACGACCACGGCACCAAGCACATCGAAATCGTCCGTAACCGCGCCCTACGCCTCTACGAACTTCTCAAGCGCGGCGACGTCGAGTTCAACGGCGCCGCCGACCAGGGCTTAGACGAGGCCGACGAGTCGGTCATCGTCGCGCTCGCCGCCACCCTCCACGACATCGGGCACGTCGTCCACCGCGACAGCCACGCCTACTACTCCATCCCGCTCGCCGCCGACATCCTCGACCGCATCCTCCCCGAGTTCTACGACGCCGAAGACGCCGTCCGCGTCAAGGGCGAAGTCCTCCACGCCATCCTCTGTCACCACACCGAGGAAGACCCGCTCACCACCGAAGCCGGCGTCATCCGCGTCGCCGACGGCCTCGACATGGAACACGGGCGCTCCCGGCTCCCCTACGAGCGCGGCGGCCGCGGCATCAACACCCTCTCCAGCCAAGCCATCGACACCGTCCGCCTCCAAGAGGGCGAGGACGCCCCCGTTCTCGTGGAAATCGAGATGCGGAACGCCGCCGGCGTCTACCAGGTCGACAACCTCCTCAAGGAGAAACTCCACAAATCCGGCATCGAGGACGACGTCCACATCGTCGCGTTGAACTCCAGCGGCGACGGCAACGACGCGCTCGTCGAACGAATCGAGCTCTAG
- a CDS encoding DUF7522 family protein, translating into MSLEARIRDALGDGVRTVGLAWFAESEYEIRYMREDIGQQYSKADMERIYQDLGIGGFAKQIQDELYEPLGDFRVTVQVFDHGLNVVRWNEAGSQALFLGLDRDRDLILDAIDATEDVFPLPDPAA; encoded by the coding sequence ATGTCCCTCGAAGCACGAATCCGGGACGCGCTCGGCGACGGCGTTCGCACGGTCGGGTTGGCGTGGTTCGCGGAGTCAGAGTACGAGATTCGGTACATGCGCGAGGACATCGGCCAGCAGTACTCGAAAGCCGACATGGAGCGCATCTACCAGGACCTCGGCATCGGCGGGTTCGCGAAACAGATACAGGACGAACTGTACGAACCGCTCGGCGACTTCCGGGTGACGGTGCAGGTGTTCGACCACGGCCTGAACGTCGTGCGGTGGAACGAGGCCGGGTCACAGGCGCTGTTCCTCGGACTCGACCGCGACCGCGACCTCATCCTCGACGCCATCGACGCGACCGAGGACGTGTTCCCGCTTCCCGACCCGGCGGCGTGA
- a CDS encoding twin-arginine translocase TatA/TatE family subunit codes for MFTSTPLFVGGLPGGMEWAVILLIAVLLFGANKIPKLARSSGEAIGEFQKGREEVEAELEEMRDGADPTTDSDSDTTDASTDSTDSASSN; via the coding sequence ATGTTCACCAGTACCCCACTGTTCGTCGGCGGGCTCCCGGGCGGCATGGAGTGGGCAGTCATCCTGCTCATCGCCGTCCTCCTGTTCGGCGCCAACAAGATCCCGAAACTCGCCCGCTCCAGCGGCGAAGCCATCGGCGAGTTCCAGAAGGGCCGCGAGGAAGTCGAAGCCGAACTCGAGGAGATGCGCGACGGCGCGGACCCCACCACGGACTCCGACTCCGACACCACGGACGCCAGCACCGACTCCACGGACTCCGCGTCCAGCAACTAA
- a CDS encoding DUF7289 family protein, which translates to MDVRGQSETIGLVLLLAISVIGVAVVVAAAGTALDSAEHAASVERAEQSLSVFDARAAMVALGRSDGQSVSLSGASGGSYEVRPDAGRMTLVREDENGTQIGDPIVNATLGSVVYENGDATVAYQGGGVWQSPGEGQGSTLVSPPEFNYQGATLTLPLIRVTGGESSAAGAPRARVSQADVRNAKFPTENRSNPLSGGTVVVRVHSEYYRGWAQYFRQRTAGNVSVYPDEKRVDLELIARGSGGLYSLDETPIELRGLSDGQPIRELSFTMYPNKASSFNDLHWALVADDGGSDRFEVEIDGGNPCKGKQPLVSVTYDNGSAVHEWENTSAWATSGSSFTYACGGKNGKEPTLFFDLTGETNVTYQGGTSPLANDSVGYVVNNYLAEMGPNVELEVTSKGKNRPPGNSASTDLDASTVDVQYNSSGARVVTFLHVTENAVNVSVT; encoded by the coding sequence ATGGACGTTCGCGGTCAGTCCGAGACAATCGGGCTGGTGTTGTTGCTCGCGATCTCCGTCATCGGGGTGGCAGTGGTGGTCGCTGCCGCGGGGACGGCACTCGACAGCGCGGAGCACGCCGCGTCAGTCGAGCGCGCCGAGCAGTCGCTGAGCGTGTTCGACGCGCGCGCCGCGATGGTCGCGCTCGGGCGCTCGGACGGTCAGTCGGTGTCGCTGTCCGGCGCGTCCGGCGGGAGTTACGAGGTGCGACCGGACGCCGGCCGGATGACACTCGTGCGCGAGGACGAGAACGGCACGCAGATCGGTGACCCTATCGTGAACGCGACGCTCGGGTCCGTCGTCTACGAGAACGGGGACGCGACGGTGGCGTACCAGGGCGGCGGCGTGTGGCAGTCGCCGGGTGAGGGCCAGGGGTCGACGCTGGTGTCGCCCCCCGAGTTCAACTACCAGGGCGCGACGCTGACGCTCCCGCTGATTCGCGTGACCGGCGGCGAGTCGTCGGCGGCGGGCGCGCCGAGAGCGCGCGTGAGTCAGGCGGACGTGCGGAACGCGAAGTTCCCGACCGAGAACCGGTCGAACCCGCTGTCCGGCGGGACCGTCGTGGTTCGCGTCCACAGCGAGTACTACCGCGGGTGGGCGCAGTACTTCCGGCAACGCACCGCGGGGAACGTCAGCGTCTACCCGGACGAAAAGCGCGTGGACTTGGAACTCATCGCGCGCGGGTCGGGCGGCCTCTACTCGCTGGACGAGACGCCGATCGAGTTGCGCGGGCTCAGCGACGGCCAGCCGATTCGGGAACTCTCGTTCACGATGTACCCGAACAAGGCGTCGAGTTTCAACGACCTGCACTGGGCGCTCGTCGCCGACGACGGCGGCTCGGACCGCTTCGAGGTGGAGATAGACGGCGGCAACCCCTGCAAGGGGAAGCAACCGCTGGTGTCGGTGACCTACGACAACGGCAGCGCGGTCCACGAGTGGGAGAACACGTCGGCGTGGGCGACGTCCGGGTCGTCGTTCACGTACGCGTGCGGCGGCAAGAACGGGAAGGAGCCGACGCTGTTCTTCGACCTGACGGGGGAGACGAACGTGACGTATCAGGGCGGGACGTCGCCGCTCGCGAACGACTCGGTCGGCTACGTCGTGAACAACTACCTCGCGGAGATGGGGCCAAACGTCGAACTGGAGGTGACCTCGAAGGGGAAGAACCGTCCGCCGGGGAACTCCGCGAGCACCGACCTCGACGCGTCGACGGTCGACGTCCAGTACAACTCCTCCGGGGCGCGAGTGGTGACGTTCCTGCACGTCACCGAGAACGCGGTGAACGTCTCGGTCACGTGA
- a CDS encoding DUF7289 family protein, protein MREGARRAVSDTLGFVLVFGLVLSTISVVYVGGFDVLTDARDTQQFSNTERALDVLDANVEDLAVRGAPRRTTEVLLADGELSFGPAVTFNVTANDTNYYAATIRPVVYRANDGDRLVYANGALFRQYGDDAVMFDEPRFASGNRTLVPYVVTRAASDGVSANDARRLLVRTTVNGREVRTFENDSVDLTVTSPRANAWERYLEPELNVSCTRPSADRVRCPLDADAVYVQAVGVDVAFT, encoded by the coding sequence ATGCGTGAGGGCGCGCGCCGAGCGGTCAGCGACACGCTCGGATTCGTCCTCGTGTTCGGACTCGTCCTGTCGACCATCTCCGTGGTCTACGTCGGCGGCTTCGACGTGCTCACGGACGCCCGCGACACCCAGCAGTTCTCGAACACCGAGCGCGCACTCGACGTCCTCGACGCGAACGTCGAAGACCTCGCCGTGCGCGGCGCCCCCCGTCGCACCACCGAGGTGTTGCTCGCCGACGGCGAACTCTCGTTCGGCCCCGCAGTGACGTTCAACGTCACGGCGAACGACACGAACTACTACGCCGCGACGATACGACCGGTGGTGTACCGCGCGAACGACGGCGACCGCCTCGTCTACGCGAACGGCGCGCTGTTCCGGCAGTACGGCGACGACGCCGTGATGTTCGACGAACCGCGGTTCGCGAGCGGAAATCGCACGCTCGTCCCGTACGTCGTCACGCGCGCCGCCAGCGACGGCGTCAGCGCGAACGACGCCCGCCGCCTGCTCGTCCGCACTACTGTCAACGGGCGCGAAGTCAGGACGTTCGAGAACGACAGCGTCGACCTCACGGTCACGTCGCCGCGGGCGAACGCGTGGGAGCGCTACCTCGAACCGGAACTGAACGTCTCGTGTACGCGCCCGAGCGCCGACCGCGTGCGCTGTCCGCTCGACGCCGACGCCGTCTACGTGCAGGCCGTCGGCGTCGACGTCGCGTTCACGTGA
- a CDS encoding DUF7266 family protein has protein sequence MADLSRGVSTTLGYVLNLGVAAILVTTLMISAGTLVEDQRERAVDTQLDVVGERVASDLEAADRLARASDGGTVRYVIEMPPRVAGSAYEVRVNPGGNDTVVLESDLPREEVAVAVDVETTLNASVHDGGRLVAVYDAKNDTLVVDDA, from the coding sequence GTGGCGGATCTGAGCCGCGGCGTCTCCACCACCCTCGGCTACGTCCTCAACCTCGGCGTCGCCGCCATCCTCGTCACGACGCTGATGATATCCGCGGGGACGCTCGTCGAAGACCAGCGCGAACGCGCCGTCGACACCCAACTCGACGTGGTGGGAGAGCGCGTCGCCAGCGACCTCGAAGCCGCCGACCGGCTCGCGCGAGCGAGCGACGGCGGCACCGTCCGATACGTAATCGAGATGCCGCCCCGGGTCGCCGGGTCGGCCTACGAGGTGCGCGTGAACCCCGGCGGCAACGACACGGTCGTCCTCGAATCCGACCTGCCGCGCGAGGAAGTCGCGGTCGCGGTCGACGTCGAGACGACGCTGAACGCGAGCGTACACGACGGCGGCCGGCTCGTCGCGGTCTACGACGCGAAAAACGACACGCTGGTGGTCGACGATGCGTGA
- a CDS encoding DUF7288 family protein: MRAQAHTLEGVSAALVVILAVAFTLQATAVTPLTASTASQHIETQHERAASGLLATAREDGSLSATLRHWNASNATFRDAGQRGYYVGGPPDTAFGDALAAAFGDRTIAYNVNAYYITADGERRQRRVVFQGEPSADAVAATRTVTLYDRQRVTGVPDGPTLENATYFGPDAPGPVYAVVDVEVVLWRI; this comes from the coding sequence ATGCGGGCGCAAGCACACACCCTCGAGGGCGTCTCCGCCGCGCTCGTCGTCATCCTCGCGGTGGCGTTCACGCTCCAGGCGACCGCGGTCACGCCGCTCACCGCGAGCACCGCCAGCCAGCACATCGAGACTCAACACGAGCGCGCCGCCAGCGGCCTGCTCGCGACCGCCCGCGAGGACGGGTCGCTGTCCGCCACGCTCCGGCACTGGAACGCCTCGAACGCGACGTTCCGCGACGCCGGCCAGCGCGGCTACTACGTCGGCGGCCCGCCGGACACGGCGTTCGGGGACGCGCTCGCGGCCGCGTTCGGCGACCGGACCATCGCGTACAACGTGAACGCGTACTACATCACGGCCGACGGCGAGCGGCGACAGCGACGCGTCGTCTTCCAGGGGGAACCGAGCGCCGACGCCGTCGCCGCGACGCGCACGGTGACGCTGTACGACCGGCAGCGCGTCACCGGCGTCCCGGACGGGCCGACGCTGGAGAACGCGACCTACTTCGGGCCGGACGCCCCCGGTCCGGTGTACGCCGTCGTGGACGTGGAGGTGGTGCTGTGGCGGATCTGA
- a CDS encoding DUF7287 family protein: MTRAQTTMDFAAGVSVFLVTVAFAFAFVPGITTPFTGAGAGDPVSANRIADDLATDSLGAPEDPYRLDAEQVSSFFADGTDPAARLPIESYRNVNATLETPDGAVAVVNGTTAAAGDAVPQDGDVTVAWRIVDVDDRTLELVVRVW; encoded by the coding sequence ATGACTCGCGCACAGACCACCATGGACTTCGCCGCGGGCGTCAGCGTCTTCCTCGTCACCGTCGCGTTCGCGTTCGCGTTCGTTCCCGGCATCACCACGCCGTTCACGGGCGCCGGCGCGGGCGACCCGGTGTCCGCGAACCGCATCGCCGACGACCTCGCGACCGACAGCCTCGGCGCCCCAGAGGACCCGTACCGACTCGACGCCGAGCAGGTGTCGTCGTTCTTCGCCGACGGGACCGACCCCGCGGCCCGCCTCCCCATCGAGTCCTACCGGAACGTGAACGCCACGCTCGAAACGCCCGATGGCGCGGTCGCCGTGGTGAACGGGACGACCGCTGCGGCGGGCGACGCCGTCCCCCAGGACGGCGACGTCACCGTCGCGTGGCGCATCGTCGACGTCGACGACCGCACTCTCGAACTCGTCGTGAGGGTGTGGTAG
- a CDS encoding type II secretion system F family protein, whose translation MSTESRSFGEGADVLADRFYPVYQWAFDERSDFVADVETKLAEARMDDPVELFVSRAIGVGVLVGALLWLVGLGLGYVLFYTGVVATDVIIGVPVPNPTLLAIVNALKVPALVVVTGLVFGFLGFTLGFGTLLAVPYMRSNSREREINMLLADSVSFMYALSIGGMNQLEILEAMAKADDTYGEVAMEFRSIVQETEYFDTDYRTAVRNRSMETPSDELSQFLTDMLSIINSGGDMTEFLADKKDKHMRTAKQQQELTLETLELFGEMYMTLSLFPLLLIIILVIMSMLGQAQMFLLYATVYVLTPLVGVGFLVLVSTVKQDEPGDGYLEVGDGDDAGREPGLLDLGLVERFVGDYSLFDRVKSREGNYETIQVVRHPVRFFRDNPLFTLAFTVPVTLVAVGSAVFGGVAPTSLDAMIASPIWGTFVYAYLPLYVIGVPLAVFREWNVRSRRRITDKLSDNLRKLSSANDTGMTLLESVKTVSDTTSGKLGQEFEVMYAKVNYGTSLRRALVEFNNKYHIPRLARTVKLVAKAQEASSRITAVLTTAAQASENQDDIERERRSRARMQVVIIVMTYLTLLAVMVILKVKFLGTMSGLSTSAAGSGSAAAEAGANELSFGGNIDTQELGAMFFHAVTMQGVISGFIAGYIRDADLLSGVKFAVVLPTVALIAFAFT comes from the coding sequence ATGAGCACCGAGTCCCGTAGTTTCGGGGAGGGCGCGGACGTCCTCGCGGACCGCTTTTACCCGGTCTACCAGTGGGCGTTCGACGAGCGCAGCGACTTCGTCGCGGACGTCGAGACGAAACTCGCGGAAGCCCGCATGGACGACCCCGTCGAGTTATTCGTCTCGCGCGCCATCGGCGTCGGCGTCCTCGTCGGCGCGCTGCTTTGGTTGGTCGGCCTCGGCCTCGGGTACGTGTTGTTCTACACGGGCGTCGTCGCCACCGACGTCATCATCGGCGTCCCGGTGCCGAACCCGACGCTGCTCGCCATCGTGAACGCGCTGAAGGTGCCCGCGCTCGTCGTCGTCACCGGCCTCGTGTTCGGGTTCTTGGGGTTCACGCTCGGGTTCGGCACGCTGCTCGCCGTCCCCTACATGCGCTCGAACTCCAGAGAGCGCGAGATAAACATGCTCCTCGCGGACTCGGTCTCGTTCATGTACGCGCTGTCCATCGGCGGCATGAACCAACTGGAGATTCTGGAGGCGATGGCGAAGGCCGACGACACCTACGGCGAGGTCGCCATGGAGTTCCGGAGCATCGTCCAGGAGACGGAGTACTTCGACACGGACTACCGGACGGCGGTGCGGAACCGCTCGATGGAGACGCCGAGTGACGAACTCAGCCAGTTTCTGACGGACATGCTCTCCATCATCAACTCCGGGGGTGACATGACGGAGTTCCTCGCGGACAAGAAGGACAAACACATGCGCACCGCCAAACAGCAACAGGAACTCACGCTGGAGACCCTCGAACTGTTCGGCGAGATGTACATGACGCTGTCGCTGTTCCCGCTGCTCCTCATCATCATCCTCGTCATCATGAGCATGCTCGGGCAGGCCCAGATGTTCCTGCTGTACGCCACCGTCTACGTGCTCACGCCGCTGGTCGGCGTCGGCTTCCTCGTGCTCGTCTCCACGGTCAAACAGGACGAACCCGGCGACGGCTACCTCGAGGTCGGCGACGGCGACGACGCCGGACGCGAGCCCGGACTGCTGGATTTGGGGCTCGTCGAGCGTTTCGTCGGCGACTACAGCCTCTTCGACCGCGTGAAGAGCCGCGAGGGCAACTACGAGACGATTCAGGTCGTCCGGCACCCGGTGCGGTTCTTCCGGGACAACCCCCTGTTCACGCTCGCGTTCACCGTCCCCGTGACGCTCGTCGCCGTCGGGTCCGCGGTGTTCGGCGGGGTGGCGCCGACCTCACTGGACGCCATGATAGCGTCCCCGATTTGGGGGACGTTCGTCTACGCCTACCTCCCGCTGTACGTCATCGGCGTGCCGCTGGCGGTGTTCCGCGAGTGGAACGTGCGCTCGCGGCGCCGCATCACGGACAAACTCTCGGACAACCTCCGGAAACTCTCGTCGGCCAACGACACCGGAATGACGCTCCTCGAATCCGTGAAGACCGTCTCTGACACCACCAGCGGGAAACTCGGCCAGGAGTTCGAAGTGATGTACGCGAAGGTGAACTACGGCACGAGCCTGCGGCGCGCGCTCGTCGAGTTCAACAACAAGTACCACATCCCGCGGCTCGCGCGCACCGTGAAACTCGTCGCGAAGGCACAGGAGGCGTCGAGTCGCATCACGGCCGTCCTCACGACCGCCGCGCAGGCCAGCGAGAACCAGGACGACATCGAGCGCGAGCGCCGCTCCCGCGCCCGGATGCAGGTCGTCATCATCGTGATGACGTACCTCACGCTGCTCGCGGTGATGGTCATCCTGAAGGTGAAGTTCCTCGGGACGATGAGCGGCCTCTCCACGTCCGCCGCCGGGTCGGGGAGCGCGGCGGCCGAAGCGGGCGCCAACGAACTGAGCTTCGGCGGGAACATCGACACGCAGGAACTCGGCGCGATGTTCTTCCACGCCGTCACGATGCAGGGGGTCATCTCCGGATTCATCGCGGGGTACATCCGGGACGCCGACCTGCTCTCGGGCGTGAAGTTCGCCGTCGTCCTCCCGACGGTCGCACTGATAGCGTTCGCCTTCACGTGA